Proteins found in one Takifugu rubripes chromosome 17, fTakRub1.2, whole genome shotgun sequence genomic segment:
- the crebbpa gene encoding CREB-binding protein isoform X3 gives MAENLLEMGPPSSKRPKLNSPALSASDGPDLGSLTWDDLENDLPDELIPNGGDLSLMSGMPSNGGAASGPGGTPTGLGGGGSGVPDAAAKHKQLSELLRGGNSSSIASTGLNSANSQAGSMGPQLGTPLGKSPLGQGSPNNHHSPQAQKAGTPSGVAGQNTNGNTAAMGLNSAGFNQTMINNGPSHGGLLPQGGQPQPGQMMNGGLGADAGRVRAAGVGVMQYQGASMQAAAAGAGGAASALAETLTQGGQQMGAHTNLNGAQQAGSLNKMGLSSNGGPFGAQPYGQGATGPGQQLNQQQQLQNKVTLANSLPPFHNELKGAAVTNVPNMLQQPQQQAPMLPMAGSGSVAVTSAGPTADPEKRKLIQQQLVLLLHAHKCQRREQANGEVRACALPHCRTMKNVLNHMTHCQAGKSCQVAHCASSRQIISHWKNCTRHDCPVCLPLKNASDKRTQQPKLGSPNAGLQNSISSVGVGQPSPTINTSTPIDPSSMQRAYAALGLPYSSQTTGQSQQGPGQQAGAQNSQAQQQQQLQQQMRPINALGNQMALGGTAMGVTTSDQTNLHTDSVPNALNTNSQLLSDGSAVGSMGNLPTAAPMSATGTRKAWHEHVTQDLRSHLVHKLVQAIFPTPDPAALKDRRMENLVAYARKVEGDMYESANSRDEYYHFLAEKIYKIQKELEEKRRSRLQKQIMNQAPLAVQGTQQPSLPQPNAFGARPQNGPVPLPNMPNQIMNRMQVSQGMNQFNHMALPNAQISQAPMGARAASPMNHPQQMNLSAVPALGMSPSRMPQAQGMMAGHGAGNMVGQTNSQGQFLAQSQFPTGAAVNAAATMNVTVGSGMGQSPAQAAVTQQQQQSANLPMNALGPSLGPQLVSSQTPLQSTPPAAASSAPTVGGATNLPHPQPSSRSSTPTLPAPAPGATPPRPTQPQPQVELPTAAQMQPPPQPPTTPLSQPGASLENRVPTPASASSADLHTQHVGADLPTQEVKTDANHDQQEYEAACGKIEPKMEAEEDMVSVKKEEPEEKTESMEVEEKKPEPKEEDDAGANGTTSSSPSQSRRKIFKPEELRQALMPTLESLYRQDPESLPFRQPVDPLLLGIPDYFDIVKNPIDLSTIKRKLDTSQYQEPWQYVDDVWLMFNNAWLYNRKTSRVYKYCSKLAEVFESEIDPVMQGLGYCCGRKYEFSPQTLCCYGKQLCTIPTGGTYYSYQNRYHFCEKCFNEIQGDSVTLGDDPAQPQTMISKDQFERKKNDVLDPEPFVECKDCGRKMHQICVLHYEVIWPSGFICKSCLKKSGKTRKENKFTAKRLQTTRLGMYIEDRVNKYLKRQNHPEAGEVFVRVVASSDKTVEVKPGMKARFVDTGEMPETFPYRTKALFAFEEIDGVDVCFFGMHVQEYGSECAFPNTRRVYISYLDSIHFFRPRILRTAVYHEILIGYLEYVKKLGYTQGHIWACPPSEGDDYIFHCHPPEQKIPKPKRLQEWYRKMLDKAFAERILHDYKDIFKQATEDRLTSANELPYFEGDFWPNVLEESIKELEQEEEERKKEENTAASETPEGAQGDSKNAKKKNNKKTNKNKSSLSRANKKKPGMPNVANDLSQKLYATMEKHKEVFFVIHLHSGPMANTLPPIVDPDPLLSCDLMDGRDAFLTLARDKHWEFSSLRRCKWSTMCMLVELHNQGQDRFVYTCNECKHHVETRWHCTVCEDFDLCISCYNTKGHEHQMVKWGLGLDDDNNSQSGEASKSPQESRRLSIQRCIQSLVHACQCRNANCSLPSCQKMKRVVQHTKGCKRKTNGGCPVCKQLIALCCYHAKHCQENKCPVPFCLNIKHKLRQQQMQHRLQQAQLMKRRMATMQGRTMPLPSPPATAAPSTPTSHTQPNTPQTPQPPLSNQPQTPNSARVMSPTFANAPRNGQPQAPVSQGKPGPQASPLHQQQSPLPQPPQAPQQLQQQPPPLAAVKMARHIEMMAQAQQNYRANMNGLPMNPPQQQQRMPGPVQPSMQMVPGPRGAQVMQPGMTPGQWPGAAGPIQAVQNPQGLVPGQTPQQPMTMQRAMMTPGQQPQQPARMLIPQQPGARPQTPQRPGTIAPNALQDLLRTLKSPSSPQQQQQVLNILKSNPQLMAAFIKQRTAKYQANQPQQPGGQQQQPGMPTIQPMTMAGAVQRPGMPPQQPQQPSAQGMASLGAQTQLMNPAHNTGPQVQEMYRRQLLRQQQQQQQQQQGVMPQGHPGQFPPQAQGTAATYSQLRMQQQQQQQQLALQAGAGTAGGGLGQLPPMSQMAQAGLGMDSTQNLLHQRMLQQQQQQQQQQLPQQQQVVLKQQMGSPAQPSPMSPQTHLLAGQSQTGGHLPGQPSLASALNNQVRSPAAVQSPCPSSQQQSQQQRPHSSPSPQVSNQAQPSPQHPHPPHSASPHPGLGGTLSGSIEQGHLGTPEQSAMLPQLNTPNRGVLNSDLGMVGDTTGDTLESFVAQL, from the exons ATGGCTGAGAATCTGCTGGAGATGGGACCTCCCAGTTCCAAGCGGCCGAAGCTGAATTCACCTGCCCTGTCAGCGTCTGATGGACCAG ATCTGGGGTCACTTACCTGGGATGATTTGGAGAACGATCTTCCGGATGAATTGATCCCGAACGGAGGCGATCTGAGCTTGATGAGTGGAATGCCATCAAACGGAGGAGCAGCATCCGGTCCAGGAGGAACTCCGACAGgcctcggcggcggcggcagcggcgttCCCGATGCAGCTGCTAAGCACAAGCAGCTCTCGGAGCTCCTTCGAGGGGGTAACAGCTCCAGTATTGCGAGCACAGGACTGAACTCAGCCAACTCCCAAGCAGGTAGTATGGGGCCGCAGCTGGGTACACCGCTGGGTAAGAGCCCCCTTGGCCAAGGCTCCCCCAACAACCACCATTCACCCCAGGCTCAGAAAGCAGGAACACCAAGTGGAGTTGCTGGACAGAACACCAACGGTAATACTGCAGCGATGGGTTTGAACTCAGCGGGATTTAATCAGACAATGATTAATAATGGACCGAGCCACGGCGGGCTCCTCCCGCAGGGCGGGCAACCTCAACCTGGGCAGATGATGAACGGTGGTCTTGGAGCCGATGCTGGGAGAGTACGAGCGGCTGGGGTGGGGGTCATGCAGTACCAGGGAGCGTCAAtgcaggcagctgcagcaggagcgggaggagcagcCAGTGCATTGGCAGAAACACTTACCCAGGGAGGGCAGCAGATGGGGGCTCACACCAATCTCAATGGTGCCCAGCAGGCAGGAAGTCTCAACAAG ATGGGTCTGAGCAGCAATGGGGGTCCATTTGGGGCCCAACCCTATGGACAGGGTGCTACCGGGCCTGGCCAGCAGCtcaaccaacagcagcagctacagaacaAGGTTACCCTTGCAAACAGTTTGCCACCTTTCCACAATGAGCTGAAAGGTGCTGCTGTCACTAACGTGCCAAACATG ctccagcagcctcaACAGCAAGCGCCCATGCTCCCAATGGCTGGCAGCGGCAGTGTGGCGGTGACATCGGCGGGCCCCACAGCTGACCCAGAGAAACGCAAAttgatccagcagcagctggtcctgCTGCTTCATGCACACAAGTGCCAGCGCCGGGAGCAGGCGAACGGCGAGGTGAGGGCGTGCGCTCTTCCTCACTGCCGCACAATGAAGAACGTCCTCAACCACATGACCCACTGCCAGGCTGGCAAGTCCTGCCAGG TGGCTCATTGTGCGTCATCCAGACAGATCATTTCTCACTGGAAAAATTGTACACGACATGACTGTCCCGTCTGCCTGCCGCTGAAGAATGCCAGTGACAAACGTACTCAGCAAC CAAAGCTGGGCTCCCCTAATGCAGGCCTCCAGAACTCCATTTCTTCAGTTGGTGTGGGCCAGCCAAGTCCCACCATTAATACCTCAACTCCTATAGACCCCTCCTCCATGCAGAGAGCCTACGCGGCACTTGGGCTGCCGTACAGCAGCCAGACAACCGGGCAGAGCCAGCAGGGCCCAGGACAGCAAGCAGGTGCACAAAATTCACAagctcagcaacagcagcagcttcaacagCAAATGAGGCCCATCAATGCACTTG GTAACCAGATGGCTCTTGGAGGCACAGCAATGGGTGTGACCACTTCAGACCAGACAAACCTGCACACAGATTCTGTTCCCAATGCACTCAACACTAACAG tcagctgctgtcagacggTTCAGCTGTGGGCTCGATGGGCAACCTGCCCACTGCAGCACCCATGTCAGCCACAGGCACCAGGAAAGCGTGGCACGAGCACGTCACTCAGGACCTGCGAAGTCACCTTGTGCATAAACT GGTACAAGCCATATTCCCAACCCCAGATCCGGCAGCTTTGAAGGACAGAAGGATGGAGAACCTTGTAGCGTATGCCAGGAAGGTGGAAGGGGACATGTACGAGTCGGCTAACAGTCGT GATGAATACTATCATTTTCTGGCTGAGAAAATCTATAAGATCCAAAAGgaactggaggagaagaggcgcTCCAGGCTACAGAAGCAGATAATGAACCAAGCACCTTTGGCTGTTCAGGGTACACAACAGCCCAGCCTTCCCCAACCTAATGCCTTTGGCGCAAGGCCACAGA ATGGACCTGTTCCTTTGCCCAACATGCCAAATCAAATCATGAATCGCATGCAAGTTTCACAAG GAATGAACCAGTTCAACCACATGGCTCTCCCCAATGCCCAGATCTCTCAGGCACCAATGGGAGCCCGAGCTGCTTCGCCTATGAACCACCCACAGCAAATGAACCTGAGTGCCGTCCCAGCA cTGGGCATGTCCCCATCCAGGATGCCCCAAGCCCAGGGCATGATGGCCGGACATGGGGCCGGTAACATGGTAGGTCAGACAAACAGCCAGGGACAGTTTCTTGCACAGAGCCAGTTCCCGACTGGAGCTGCAGTTAATGCGGCAGCGACTATGAATGTCACTGTGGGATCTGGCATGGGCCAATCGCCTGCTCAAGCTGCTGTTACTCAG cagcagcagcagagtgctAACCTACCCATGAATGCACTTGGCCCCTCACTGGGCCCTCAGCTAGTTTCTTCCCAAACCCCTTTGCAATCcacgcctcctgctgctgcctcctctgcccCTACAGTTGGGGGGGCCACTAACCTGCCGCACCCCCAGCCCTCAAGCCGCagctccacccccaccctccctgcCCCCGCCCCAGGTGCCACCCCACCCCGCCCCACTCAGCCCCAACCCCAGGTGGAACTccccacagcagcacagatgcaACCCCCGCCTCAGCCCCCTACCACGCCG TTGTCTCAGCCTGGAGCCAGCCTGGAAAACCGGGTCCCTACACCAGCCTCGGCATCCAGTGCTGACTTGCATACTCAGCATGTTGGAGCAGACCTACCAACCCAGGAGGTCAAAACCGACGCAAACCATGACCAACAGGAGTATGAGGCAGCATGCGGCAAAATTGAGCCCAAGATGGAG GCTGAAGAAGACATGGTGTCGGTAAAGAAGGAGGAGCCAGAAGAAAAGACTGAGTctatggaggtggaggagaaaaagcCAGAACCGAAGGAAGAGGATGACGCTGGAGCTAATGGCACAACTTCCTCATCTCCCTCTCAGTCAAGAAGGAAAA TCTTTAAGCCAGAGGAGTTGCGTCAGGCACTAATGCCAACGCTGGAGTCTCTGTACAGACAAGACCCTGAGTCACTGCCCTTCCGACAGCCAGTAGACCCCTTGCTTCTAGGGATACCG GACTACTTTGACATTGTAAAGAATCCAATAGACTTGTCCACAATAAAGCGCAAACTCGATACAAGTCAGTATCAAGAGCCCTGGCAGTACGTAGATGATGTCTGGTTGATGTTCAACAATGCTTGGTTGTACAATCGCAAGACATCTCGTGTCTACAAGTACTGTTCCAAACTCGCCGAGGTGTTCGAGTCTGAAATCGACCCTGTGATGCAGGGTCTGGGATACTGCTGTGGAAGGAAG TATGAGTTCTCTCCACAAACtctctgttgctatggcaagCAGCTCTGCACCATACCCACTGGAGGCACATATTATAGCTACCAAAACAG gtaTCATTTCTGTGAAAAGTGCTTCAATGAGATCCAGGGAGATAGTGTGACATTAGGAGACGATCCTGCACAGCCACAAAC GATGATCTCAAAAGATCAGTTTGAACGCAAGAAGAATGACGTACTCGACCCTGAACC GTTTGTTGAATGTAAAGATTGTGGACGGAAGATGCACCAAATCTGCGTCTTACACTACGAGGTCATCTGGCCATCTGG ATTCATCTGTAAGAGCTGTTTAAAGAAAAGTGGGAAAACGCGGAAGGAAAACAAGTTCACTGCAAAAC GGCTACAGACAACACGACTAGGAATGTACATTGAAGACCGCGTAAATAAATACTTGAAAAGACAGAACCACCCAGAAGCTGGAGAGGTGTTTGTGCGAGTGGTGGCGAGCTCTGATAAAACGGTTGAAGTAAAACCGGGCATGAAAGCCAG GTTTGTGGACACTGGAGAAATGCCCGAGACGTTTCCCTACAGAACCAAAGCACTTTTTGCCTTTGAGGAGATTGATGGTGTGGACGTGTGCTTCTTTGGAATGCATGTCCAGGAATATGGTTCAGAGTGCGCATTCCCCAACACTAG GCGGGTCTACATATCATACCTTGACAGTATTCACTTCTTTAGACCTCGCATTCTACGGACTGCAGTATACCATGAGATCCTCATCGGATACTTAGAATATGTCAAGAAACTCGG ATATACCCAAGGCCACATCTGGGCATGTCCACCTAGTGAAGGAGATGACTATATCTTTCACTGCCATCCCCCTGAACAGAAGATCCCGAAGCCAAAGAGACTGCAGGAGTGGTACCGGAAGATGCTGGACAAGGCTTTTGCTGAGAGAATTCTGCATGACTATAAG gacatcttcaaacaGGCAACAGAAGATCGCCTTACCAGTGCTAATGAGTTGCCGTACTTTGAGGGTGACTTCTGGCCCAATGTGTTGGAAGAGAGCATCAAGGAAttggaacaggaagaggaggagcggaaGAAGGAAGAGAATACAGCTGCCTCTGAAACTCCCGAG GGTGCACAAGGTGATagcaaaaatgcaaaaaagaagAACAACAAGAAGACCAATAAGAATAAGAGCAGCCTGAGCCGAGCCAATAAGAAGAAGCCTGGGATGCCGAATGTAGCCAATGATCTATCCCAGAAGCTCTACGCCACCATGGAGAAGCACAAAGAG GTGTTCTTTGTGATCCACCTCCACTCTGGACCCATGGCCAATACGCTGCCCCCCATTGTTGACCCTGACCCTTTGCTCTCTTGTGACTTGATGGATGGCCGCGATGCCTTCCTGACGCTCGCCAGGGACAAACATTGGGAGTTCAGCTCGCTCAGAAGGTGCAAGTGGAGCACCATGTGCATGCTTGTGGAGCTGCACAACCAGGGCCAGGACCGCTTCGTGTATACATGCAATGAGTGCAAACACCACGTGGAGACACGGTGGCACTGCACTGTGTGTGAG GACTTTGATCTGTGCATTAGCTGTTACAACACAAAGGGACATGAGCACCAAATGGTGAAATGGGGCCTCGGTCTGGATGATGACAACAACAGTCAGAGTGGTGAGGCCTCCAAGAGCCCACAGGAGAGCCGGCGGTTAAGTATCCAGCGCTGCATCCAGTCCCTCGTGCACGCGTGTCAGTGCCGCAATGCCAACTGCTCTCTGCCGTCCTGCCAAAAGATGAAGCGAGTGGTGCAGCATACCAAGGGTTGCAAGCGCAAAACCAATGGCGGCTGCCCTGTATGCAAGCAGCTGATCGCGTTATGCTGTTACCATGCAAAGCACTGTCAGGAGAACAAATGCCCGGTCCCGTTCTGCCTCAACATCAAGCACAAGCTGCgtcagcagcagatgcagcacaGGCTTCAGCAAGCCCAGCTGATGAAGAGGCGAATGGCCACCATGCAAGGCAGAACCATGCCACTGCCGTCCCCACCCGCCACAGCCGCGCCCAGCACTCCCACGTCTCACACGCAGCCAAACACTCCCCAGACGCCGCAGCCGCCACTCTCCAATCAGCCCCAGACACCAAATTCAGCAAGGGTTATGTCTCCTACTTTCGCCAATGCGCCTCGCAACGGCCAGCCTCAAGCACCGGTGTCGCAGGGCAAGCCTGGACCCCAGGCATCGCCTCTACATCAACAGCAGTCCCCGCTCCCCCAGCCACCCCAAGCCcctcagcagctacagcagcagccgcccCCCCTCGCCGCGGTTAAGATGGCGCGTCATATTGAAATGATGGCGCAGGCTCAGCAGAACTACCGGGCAAACATGAATGGCCTTCCCATGAACcctccacagcaacagcagcgcaTGCCCGGACCAGTACAACCATCCATGCAGATGGTCCCGGGGCCAAGGGGGGCTCAAGTCATGCAACCTGGCATGACCCCGGGACAATGGCCAGGGGCTGCAGGGCCTATACAGGCAGTTCAGAATCCACAGGGCCTTGTTCCTGGTCAAACACCACAACAACCCATGACCATGCAGCGAGCCATGATGACCCCAGGCCAGCAACCTCAGCAGCCCGCAAGGATGTTAATTCCTCAGCAGCCCGGTGCCAGGCCACAGACGCCCCAAAGGCCTGGTACTATTGCACCCAACGCCCTGCAGGACCTCCTCCGCACCCTCAAATCTCCCAGCTCacctcagcagcaacagcaagtCCTTAACATCCTCAAATCAAATCCTCAGTTAAtggctgcattcatcaaacagcGTACAGCCAAATATCAGGCCAACCAAccgcagcagcctggaggtcagcaacagcagcccgGCATGCCGACAATACAACCCATGACTATGGCAGGGGCAGTGCAGAGGCCAGGAATGCCGCCTCAGCAGCCCCAGCAGCCTTCTGCACAGGGCATGGCTTCGTTAGGGGCTCAAACACAGCTGATGAACCCAGCGCACAACACCGGACCCCAGGTGCAGGAGATGTACCGTCGCCAGCTCttaagacagcagcagcagcagcagcagcagcagcaaggagTGATGCCCCAGGGCCACCCTGGTCAGTTCCCACCTCAGGCACAGGGGACTGCAGCAACATACTCCCAGCTTcgcatgcagcagcagcagcagcagcagcagttagccTTGCAGGCAGGTgctggaacagctggaggaggcctgggCCAGCTCCCACCAATGTCTCAGATGGCCCAAGCAGGCCTAGGGATGGACTCCACCCAGAACTTACTGCATCAGCGaatgcttcagcagcagcagcagcagcagcagcagcaacttccacagcagcagcaggttgtccTCAAGCAGCAGATGGGCTCTCCTGCCCAGCCCAGCCCAATGAGCCCCCAGACCCACCTGCTTGCAGGCCAGTCTCAAACCGGAGGCCACCTTCCTGGACAGCCTTCGTTAGCCAGCGCCCTTAACAATCAAGTCCGTTCCCCTGCAGCAGTGCAGTCGCCGTGCCCTTCTTCTCAGCAGCAgtctcagcagcagcggccACATTCCAGTCCCTCCCCGCAGGTCTCAAATCAAGCCCAGCCCTCGCCACAGCACCCGCATCCACCTCACTCGGCATCCCCCCACCCTGGACTCGGGGGCACGCTGTCAGGGTCCATTGAACAGGGGCACTTGGGGACACCTGAACAAAGTGCCATGCTACCACAGCTTAACACACCCAACAGGGGGGTGCTGAACAGTGACTTGGGGATGGTGGGGGACACTACAGGAGACACTCTGGAAAGTTTCGTGGCGCAATTGTAG